The nucleotide sequence TGCCGCGGCCGTCGTTCGTCGTGCCCTTCGACACCGGCTTCTTGCCGTAGTAATCGTCGAATCCCGACTTGCCCTTCGTACCGCTGGAACCCTTCTCGAAACCGCGCCCCTTGTCCGCCTTGTTGTAGGCGCCCTTGGCGGCCGAGAACGTCTTGGTCGACTTGTCGTAGCCGTAACTCGATTTGTACTTCTCGATCCGGCTCGACTTGACCGCGTAGGTCTTCGACTTCTCGTACTTGCGGTGATCGTTGCTTACGATCTCGTATCCGCGCCGCGGATTCGGCTTCTTGTAGGTGTAGAAATCGTCGTTATCCTTGTACTTGTAGCGCGACGGGCCATTGTACCAGTAATCCCAGTCGTGATGATGGCGGTACCAGCGCGTCCAGCAGTAATCGTAGACATACAGCGGACGCGGATAAACGAAGTACGGCATCCACGGGTCGATCAGCACCCAATCGTTGAAAACGATACTGGTGCCCCAGTACACCGTCACCCGATGGCGACCCAGGTAGATCGACGGGATGTAGAGCGGCGCATAACCCCAGAACACGCCGTTGACGTAAACCTCGCAACCGTCCGGATAGTCGATGTAAACCTGGCCACAATCACCGGCGCATTCCACGCGCTCCGGCTTGTAGTAGTAGCGCGGCGCGACGTAGAACGAGACGTTGTCATAGGCCGTGCCGTAATCCGGGAAATACCGGCGGTTGACGCGCTCAAGAAATTGCTCGTTGTCGCCATCGTACTTGAAGTCCCAGACGTCGTCATTATAGACCGACACCGGTCCGCGCCAGTCGGGCACCGGATACGGATCGACGCTGGCCACGATCTGGATGTTCTCCGTCCCCGGAGGACCTTCCAAAGTCAACGTGTAATCATCC is from Candidatus Zixiibacteriota bacterium and encodes:
- a CDS encoding DUF4384 domain-containing protein — its product is MKRLALLTALMLLASVFFTDHASAQSTLRRGFDDLDVDIWTDKDDGSNYYEGDEITIYFRASRDCYVTIYDLDTRGNVNLIFPAEPGDRNFVQGDAVYQIPDPWDDYTLTLEGPPGTENIQIVASVDPYPVPDWRGPVSVYNDDVWDFKYDGDNEQFLERVNRRYFPDYGTAYDNVSFYVAPRYYYKPERVECAGDCGQVYIDYPDGCEVYVNGVFWGYAPLYIPSIYLGRHRVTVYWGTSIVFNDWVLIDPWMPYFVYPRPLYVYDYCWTRWYRHHHDWDYWYNGPSRYKYKDNDDFYTYKKPNPRRGYEIVSNDHRKYEKSKTYAVKSSRIEKYKSSYGYDKSTKTFSAAKGAYNKADKGRGFEKGSSGTKGKSGFDDYYGKKPVSKGTTNDGRGTYDKKGSGSTGDYGKSSGSSGTSIKKQPRSSGSSGKSSPAVKSPGSSGKQPSGSGSGKKSGGSDVKQKSGDSGGKSSGGSISKPAPSSSGSKSSGSSGKSGGNSGSKSGGNSGKKK